A single region of the Ornithorhynchus anatinus isolate Pmale09 chromosome 13, mOrnAna1.pri.v4, whole genome shotgun sequence genome encodes:
- the LOC103166523 gene encoding uncharacterized protein LOC103166523: protein MERAGRRLPAPSRPQSVPAPARGHGGHRGERWAAGIGRSSLSVSDLVARFQTLQDGDGGVARERQELRRTLQWETLPNTNFALALLDTSKRRSQSLESLLTPLSISTPPPKPPRLWTPPGKDHQAWSGSLHPWNHHRDHQELPAAGLAHKSPWGGSCPPPAPGHSPGLVKHWLGGELLRDSPSSQDRLVPWKSSSGGPDQPPTHSRAHSYEPNRFPSRAR, encoded by the exons ATGGAGAGAGCAGGCCGGCGGCTGCCCGCTCCGTCCCGCCCCCAGTCggtgcccgccccggcccggggccacGGCGGGCACAGAGGGGAACGCTGGGCAGCGGGGATCGGCAGGAGCTCCttgtctgtgtccgacctggtggCCAG GTTTCAGACTCTCCAGGATGGGGACGGAGGCGTGGCCAGGGAGCGCCAG GAACTGAGGAGGACCCTACAGTGGGAGACGCTGCCCAACACCAACTTTGCTCTCGCCCTCCTCGATACCTCCAAAAGGAGGAGTCAGTCCCTGGAGAGTCTGCTCACCCCCTTATCCATCagcacccctccccccaaaccccccagaCTCTGGACTCCTCCAGGGAAGGATCATCAGGCCTGGTCTGGAAGCCTCCACCCCTGGAACCACCATCGGGACCATCAGGAGCTCCCTGCAGCTGGCCTGGCCCACAAGAGTCCATGGGGAGGatcctgcccacctcctgcccctggccATTCTCCAGGCCTGGTGAAGCACTGGCTGGGGGGAGAGCTCCTGAGGGACAGTCCATCCAGCCAG GATAGGCTGGTTCCCTGGAAGAGCAGCTCTGGGGGTCCAGACCAACCCCCCACCCACTCCCGGGCCCACAGCT